From Vogesella sp. XCS3, the proteins below share one genomic window:
- a CDS encoding phospholipase A, giving the protein MMRKLLPLLLSPLAWADHSASLQQCAALGEPGARLACYDALAAAANPVVPASAPTPTPAPVAAVPAETVQAGRHSTLASQWDLDEDNKLGTFVLRAHKPTYMLPAWYQASPNARPGSPTQEPVTLFGQKMNDVEVKYQISFKSKMWENVLGTPADLWFGYTQQSHWQMYNKKQSSPFRETDYEPELMLTTPLPRHFRLGDWQMRMAGVGILHQSNGQTDPLSRSWNRVYAMAGAENGNLSLTGRWWYRLPENKQDDDNPDLVRYMGHGDVQAIYRWNRHTLGATARYNPQSGKGALQLDWTFPVAGRLRGYVQAFDGYGESLLDYNHHSRGVGFGLMMTDWLSN; this is encoded by the coding sequence ATGATGCGAAAACTGCTTCCCCTGTTGCTATCGCCCTTGGCTTGGGCCGATCACAGCGCTTCTTTGCAGCAGTGTGCCGCGCTGGGCGAGCCCGGCGCACGGCTGGCCTGTTACGACGCGCTGGCTGCTGCGGCCAACCCTGTAGTGCCTGCGTCTGCCCCGACGCCGACGCCAGCGCCCGTGGCAGCCGTACCTGCCGAGACGGTGCAGGCCGGCCGCCACAGTACGCTGGCCAGCCAGTGGGACCTGGACGAAGACAACAAGCTGGGTACCTTTGTGCTGCGCGCCCACAAGCCGACCTATATGCTGCCAGCCTGGTACCAGGCGTCGCCCAATGCCCGCCCGGGTTCGCCCACGCAGGAGCCGGTGACCTTGTTTGGCCAGAAAATGAACGATGTCGAGGTCAAGTACCAGATATCGTTCAAGAGCAAGATGTGGGAAAACGTGCTGGGTACGCCGGCCGACCTGTGGTTTGGCTACACCCAGCAGTCGCACTGGCAGATGTATAACAAAAAGCAGTCGTCGCCCTTTCGTGAAACCGATTACGAGCCGGAGCTGATGCTGACTACCCCCTTGCCCAGGCACTTCAGGCTGGGTGACTGGCAGATGCGTATGGCCGGCGTAGGGATATTGCACCAGTCCAATGGCCAGACCGACCCGCTGTCGCGCAGCTGGAACCGTGTGTATGCCATGGCCGGGGCGGAAAACGGGAATCTGTCGCTGACCGGACGCTGGTGGTACCGCCTGCCGGAAAACAAGCAGGACGACGATAACCCCGATCTGGTGCGCTATATGGGGCACGGCGATGTGCAGGCGATCTACCGCTGGAACCGCCACACCCTGGGTGCTACCGCCCGCTATAACCCGCAAAGCGGCAAAGGTGCGCTGCAGCTGGACTGGACTTTCCCGGTGGCCGGCCGTTTGCGGGGCTATGTGCAGGCCTTTGACGGCTACGGTGAATCGCTACTGGATTACAACCATCACTCGCGCGGCGTCGGCTTTGGCCTGATGATGACCGACTGGCTCAGTAACTGA
- a CDS encoding acetate/propionate family kinase, translated as MGKALIAINAGSATLKFRAYSSDGKTLLARGMVDHFGRDHACLELEKSGKRYQQPLGSGNRDENVAAVLNTLADHDLTPLAVAHRVVHGGQHYRSPVVMTPEVVDDLSALIPLAPLHQPVSLSVMHAFAKLDPHLTQIACFDTAFHCSQPVVATRFGIARHWHEQGLRRYGFHGLSYAAITRRLPELGLGDGKVVVLHLGSGASACAIQAGQSVASSMGFSALDGLMMSTRPGTLDPEVVLYWMEHEGMDIAAVRQELYKQCGLYGVSGGVSSDMRELLQAKTDEAREAVVLFCYRAAREVASLATAMKGLDAIVFTAGIGERSPEIRSRILKQLAWLGFEADLAANLAQSYRITSAASRLHAYVMATDEEGEMAREAAALLCGDIEL; from the coding sequence ATGGGCAAAGCACTGATCGCCATTAATGCGGGCTCGGCCACGCTGAAATTCCGCGCCTACAGCAGCGACGGCAAGACGCTGCTGGCGCGCGGCATGGTGGACCACTTTGGCCGCGACCATGCCTGCCTGGAGCTGGAAAAAAGCGGCAAGCGCTACCAGCAGCCGCTAGGCAGCGGCAACCGCGACGAGAACGTGGCCGCGGTGCTGAACACCCTGGCAGACCACGACCTGACGCCACTGGCGGTAGCACACCGCGTCGTACACGGCGGCCAACATTATCGTAGCCCGGTGGTGATGACGCCCGAGGTGGTGGACGACCTGTCGGCGCTGATCCCGCTGGCCCCGCTGCACCAGCCGGTGAGCCTGTCGGTGATGCACGCTTTTGCCAAGCTCGACCCGCACCTGACCCAGATCGCCTGTTTCGACACCGCCTTTCACTGCAGCCAGCCTGTGGTAGCCACCCGTTTCGGTATTGCCCGCCACTGGCACGAGCAGGGCCTGCGCCGCTATGGCTTTCACGGCCTGTCCTACGCGGCTATTACGCGGCGCCTGCCCGAGCTGGGCCTGGGCGACGGCAAGGTGGTGGTATTGCACCTGGGTAGCGGCGCCAGCGCCTGCGCCATCCAGGCCGGGCAAAGCGTGGCCTCCAGCATGGGTTTCTCGGCGCTGGACGGGCTGATGATGTCCACCCGCCCCGGTACGCTGGACCCGGAGGTGGTGCTGTACTGGATGGAACACGAAGGCATGGATATCGCCGCAGTCCGGCAGGAGCTGTACAAGCAATGCGGCCTGTACGGTGTATCCGGCGGCGTGTCCAGCGATATGCGCGAGCTGCTGCAAGCCAAGACCGACGAGGCACGCGAGGCAGTGGTGCTGTTCTGCTATCGCGCCGCACGCGAGGTAGCATCGCTGGCTACCGCCATGAAGGGGCTGGACGCCATCGTGTTTACCGCTGGGATTGGCGAGCGCTCGCCGGAAATCCGCAGCCGCATTCTGAAACAGCTGGCCTGGCTGGGCTTTGAAGCCGACCTGGCGGCCAACCTGGCGCAGTCTTACCGCATTACCAGCGCGGCCAGCCGCCTGCACGCCTACGTGATGGCCACGGATGAAGAAGGCGAGATGGCACGCGAAGCAGCGGCCCTGCTGTGCGGCGATATCGAGCTATAA
- the rpsT gene encoding 30S ribosomal protein S20: MANSAQARKRARQALKQRAHNASLRTAFRTAVKKVIKAVEAGDKAAAQVVYQASTKVIDRLADKGVFHKNKAARHKSRLSAQIKAMAA; the protein is encoded by the coding sequence ATGGCTAACAGCGCACAAGCTCGCAAGCGTGCACGCCAGGCTCTCAAGCAGCGCGCGCACAACGCCAGCCTGCGTACTGCATTCCGCACTGCAGTTAAGAAAGTTATCAAAGCCGTAGAAGCTGGCGATAAAGCCGCTGCTCAGGTTGTATACCAGGCTTCGACCAAGGTAATCGACCGTCTGGCTGACAAAGGCGTGTTCCACAAGAACAAGGCAGCTCGTCACAAGAGCCGTCTGTCCGCACAGATCAAGGCAATGGCTGCCTAA